Proteins encoded together in one Dermacentor variabilis isolate Ectoservices chromosome 2, ASM5094787v1, whole genome shotgun sequence window:
- the BBS5 gene encoding Bardet-Biedl syndrome 5 protein isoform X2: MSESEGLWQDRDIRFDISNQDLQYGAGEEQVDRLPNVEDTKGNSGDKGTLYVTNLRIIWQSLARPRVNLSVGFNCVTGISTRTVNSKLCGIAEALYIMTKSNSTRYEFIFTNLSQIMEQPRLIASVLNTFKAYSATKLYRDLHLRAALLHNRQLRLLPMEQLCSQVNGVWNLSSDQGNLGTMHVTNVRIVWHANMNESFNISLPYLQVAAIKTRESKFGTALVIETTDRSGGYVLGFKVDPVERLQHIYKELSSLLKVHKVKPIMGVDVFMQKQTADEEATTQDTGPEMQDEPEVNSADGTHYDAFA, encoded by the exons ATGTCGGAATCGGAAGGACTCTGGCAAGATCGAGATATCAGGTTCGATATCTCAAACCA AGACCTCCAATACGGTGCTGGAGAAGAACAGGTTGACAGGCTTCCGAATGTGGAAGACACCAAAGGAAACAGCGGAGATAAAG GAACATTGTACGTCACCAACCTACGGATTATCTGGCAATCTCTTGCTAGGCCAAGAGTAAACTTGT CTGTGGGATTCAACTGTGTGACAGGAATATCAACGAGAACTGTGAACTCT aaattatgcggaatcgccGAAGCGCTCTACATCATGACTAAGTCCAACAGCACCCGTTACGAATTCATATTTACCAACCTG AGCCAGATCATGGAGCAACCGCGTCTTATAGCATCTGTCCTCAACACATTCAA GGCGTACAGTGCCACCAAGCTGTACCGCGACTTGCACCTGCGTGCCGCTCTACTGCACAACCGTCAGCTGCGACTCCTACCCATGGAGCAGCTGTGCAGCCAGGTGAACGGTGTCTGGAACCTGTCCAGTGACCAGGGTAACCTGGGGACCATGCACGTTACCAACGTGCGCATCGTCTGGCACGCCAACATGAACGAGTCTTTCAACATCAGCTTGCCCTACCTGCAAGTG GCCGCCATCAAAACACGGGAATCAAAGTTTGGAACAGCGCTTGTCATCGAGACAACAGACAGG AGTGGTGGCTATGTGCTCGGGTTCAAAGTGGACCCTGTGGAGCGACTGCAGCACATCTACAAAGAGCTGTCTAGCCTCCTGAAAGTACACAAGGTCAAGCCAATCATGGGAGTGGACGTCTTCATGCAGAAGCAG ACGGCAGACGAGGAGGCCACGACCCAAGACACAGGTCCTGAAATGCAAGACGAGCCCGAGGTGAACAGCGCAGATGGAACTCACTATGACGCCTTTGCT